One genomic window of Leptospira paudalimensis includes the following:
- a CDS encoding DUF4910 domain-containing protein, whose amino-acid sequence MLSTYHDLIKKIANYDRCHAGPEMEAAYDEVIKFYPGARKIQYPCGEKIFHWELPPYWSCEVAELIDPKGKVIASKKHSNLSVFSYSPSFSGKIDLEDLRPHLFTNPKKPKVIPFHFRNQYRHRNPEWGFCLPHDIYENLIPGEYTVNIQSNFDYNGKMTQVDFLKEGKSKKEIIFVGHFDHPDQINDGLSGCIASFEVINRLKNRETKYSYRAFASVEIVGSVAYLNNEPGFAENIKAGTFLALCGINEQLIYQSSFYHQNILDRAYANVINTRGNKDVIFSHREKIGNDENVFDSVGYEIPMGTFLRWPFENYHTSDDNFENYSKEAIEELIERTLQVVDILENDCIPVANFKGIPSLASPEIDLYLSPTNISQTRNTTAIEKFGDKLSKEDCDYIQGETDLLYHFMRITLRMMDGKHSILDICEETKMPFGFAFWYIKQLESKGLVSLKEVEHL is encoded by the coding sequence ATGTTATCAACTTATCATGATCTAATCAAAAAAATTGCTAACTATGACAGATGTCATGCAGGACCTGAAATGGAAGCTGCATATGACGAAGTTATTAAATTTTATCCTGGTGCAAGGAAAATCCAATACCCGTGTGGAGAGAAAATTTTCCATTGGGAATTACCACCTTATTGGAGTTGTGAAGTAGCTGAATTAATTGACCCTAAAGGCAAAGTGATAGCTTCTAAAAAACATTCAAACTTATCTGTATTCAGTTATTCACCATCATTTTCAGGGAAAATTGACTTAGAGGATTTACGCCCTCATCTCTTTACCAATCCAAAAAAACCGAAAGTAATCCCATTCCATTTTAGAAATCAATACAGACATAGAAACCCAGAATGGGGGTTCTGTCTTCCTCATGATATTTATGAGAATTTGATTCCAGGTGAATACACGGTTAACATTCAGTCTAACTTTGATTATAATGGGAAGATGACACAAGTTGACTTTCTAAAAGAAGGCAAAAGTAAAAAGGAAATTATATTTGTTGGTCATTTTGACCACCCAGACCAAATTAACGATGGTTTATCAGGCTGTATCGCTTCTTTCGAAGTGATCAATCGATTAAAAAATCGTGAGACAAAGTATAGTTACAGAGCGTTTGCAAGTGTTGAAATTGTGGGTTCTGTTGCTTATTTGAACAATGAACCAGGATTTGCTGAGAATATCAAGGCAGGAACCTTCCTTGCGTTATGTGGCATTAACGAACAACTAATTTACCAATCTAGTTTTTACCATCAAAATATTCTGGATAGAGCTTATGCCAATGTAATTAACACACGAGGTAATAAAGATGTAATTTTTTCACATCGTGAAAAAATTGGAAATGATGAGAATGTTTTTGATTCAGTCGGTTACGAGATTCCGATGGGAACTTTTTTGCGATGGCCATTTGAGAATTACCACACAAGTGATGATAATTTTGAAAATTATTCCAAGGAAGCTATAGAAGAATTAATAGAACGTACCTTGCAGGTAGTTGATATCCTTGAAAATGATTGTATCCCTGTTGCTAACTTCAAAGGAATTCCATCACTCGCAAGTCCTGAAATTGATCTTTATTTATCTCCTACCAATATTTCTCAAACTAGAAACACAACTGCAATTGAAAAGTTTGGAGATAAACTATCGAAAGAAGATTGTGACTATATTCAAGGTGAAACTGATTTGTTGTATCACTTTATGAGAATTACACTTAGGATGATGGATGGTAAACACTCAATATTAGATATCTGTGAAGAAACGAAAATGCCATTTGGTTTTGCATTTTGGTATATAAAACAATTGGAATCAAAGGGTTTAGTTTCTTTAAAGGAAGTAGAACATTTATGA
- a CDS encoding glycosyltransferase family protein — MKPIALIHIDALRREYSSVWLLSKYLEKNGFKVILTSRSSTNYILKLFTPDLLILSHPFTLPNESLEKLRRKGTKIVITEVEGIVRVDHDISATYPEYVQFKNFDIVYVWNQWSKDWLKKNRSIGSCQIEVLGCIRNDLIKYIDSSRKENRIGIIGRYELINSFDGRHNFENLRYMEQRHIERWHVDLDSFLIVRDLTKYLLTNGYKVSFRPHPNENVKSYQILKDFFGDGFEINEGFDYYEWLGTLDKVVGTVSSAFLEPYLAGIPTICIDSLFDYKGPPNLEEWRKLTREGSYLPKNTKELYSLCLDRDLRPKSSKKLNQYLLDLYSIDDAKKSNATEYVVNHMLTNLEGVNKSSVFKIFYVNTIKVILEILVLIRCLLQNSGAWSMQNLRQYDYNSLIHGPSRFMKFYYRKIFGK, encoded by the coding sequence ATGAAACCAATTGCATTAATTCATATTGATGCCCTAAGGCGTGAGTATTCTTCTGTATGGCTTCTTTCAAAGTATTTGGAAAAAAATGGTTTTAAAGTCATTCTGACTTCGAGATCAAGTACCAATTATATTTTAAAACTTTTTACTCCTGACCTACTCATCCTTTCTCATCCCTTTACCTTACCGAATGAATCGTTAGAAAAACTTCGCAGAAAAGGAACCAAAATTGTCATCACAGAAGTAGAAGGTATCGTGAGAGTCGATCATGATATTTCGGCAACTTATCCAGAATATGTTCAATTTAAAAATTTTGATATCGTTTATGTTTGGAACCAGTGGAGTAAGGATTGGTTAAAAAAGAATCGATCCATTGGTTCCTGTCAGATTGAAGTATTGGGATGTATAAGGAATGATTTAATCAAATATATTGATTCATCTCGTAAGGAAAATCGAATTGGAATCATCGGTCGATATGAACTTATCAATTCATTCGATGGTCGTCATAATTTTGAAAATCTCCGGTATATGGAACAACGTCATATTGAACGTTGGCATGTTGATTTGGATTCCTTTTTGATTGTGAGGGATTTAACAAAATATCTATTAACCAATGGTTATAAGGTATCATTTCGACCTCATCCAAATGAAAACGTAAAATCATATCAAATCCTAAAGGATTTTTTTGGCGATGGATTTGAAATCAATGAAGGGTTTGACTACTATGAATGGTTGGGAACCTTAGATAAGGTAGTTGGTACTGTGTCCTCAGCTTTTTTAGAACCTTATTTAGCGGGGATACCCACGATTTGTATTGATTCTTTGTTTGATTATAAAGGGCCACCAAATTTAGAAGAATGGCGTAAATTAACGAGGGAAGGAAGTTACCTTCCAAAAAATACGAAGGAACTTTATTCTTTATGCCTAGACAGGGATTTAAGACCAAAATCATCTAAAAAATTGAACCAGTATCTTTTGGATTTATATTCGATTGATGATGCAAAGAAATCAAATGCAACAGAATACGTTGTCAATCATATGCTAACGAATCTAGAAGGTGTAAACAAGAGTAGTGTATTTAAAATTTTCTATGTTAATACCATCAAAGTGATTTTGGAAATTCTTGTTTTGATACGATGTTTGCTCCAAAATTCTGGGGCTTGGTCTATGCAGAATCTTAGGCAGTATGATTATAATTCTTTGATTCATGGGCCTAGTAGGTTTATGAAATTCTATTACAGAAAAATATTTGGCAAATGA
- a CDS encoding HisA/HisF-related TIM barrel protein, protein MAFKKRLVASILVKDGIAVQSFGYKDYLPIGNPVILAENLDRWGVDEIVILSIDSTKKGIDPNLLLLSEISKRVNTPIAYGGGIKNLKNVLDVIHSGADRIIIDQMYFQNPSQIKMVSESIGSQAVILSLPCSVYDGKISHYNYISKKSEVVDFHSLPFMKEFIASEFLLIDHIHEGKPNSFSEEMLKFFPNDISIICFGGISNSKQVERLFQNQNVVGVCIGNFLNYKEHYFQNIKLELSSNLLRNPIFESYQF, encoded by the coding sequence ATGGCTTTTAAGAAAAGACTGGTAGCTTCCATTTTAGTAAAAGATGGAATTGCAGTTCAATCATTTGGTTATAAAGATTATTTACCCATCGGCAATCCAGTGATCCTTGCAGAAAACTTGGATCGTTGGGGAGTTGATGAAATTGTAATCCTTTCTATCGATAGTACAAAGAAAGGAATTGATCCTAACCTTCTTTTGTTAAGTGAAATTTCAAAACGAGTAAATACTCCGATTGCTTATGGTGGCGGAATTAAGAATTTAAAAAATGTTTTAGATGTGATTCATTCCGGGGCGGATCGGATCATCATTGATCAAATGTACTTTCAGAATCCTTCCCAAATTAAAATGGTATCGGAATCCATTGGATCTCAGGCGGTTATACTTTCCTTGCCATGTTCTGTTTACGATGGGAAAATCTCTCATTATAATTATATTTCAAAAAAATCGGAAGTTGTGGATTTTCATTCTCTTCCTTTTATGAAAGAGTTTATAGCTTCCGAATTTCTTCTCATCGATCATATCCACGAAGGGAAACCGAATTCCTTTTCGGAAGAAATGTTGAAATTTTTTCCAAATGATATTTCCATTATTTGTTTTGGCGGAATTTCAAATTCAAAACAAGTGGAAAGATTGTTCCAAAACCAAAATGTCGTCGGGGTATGTATAGGTAATTTTTTGAATTACAAAGAACATTATTTTCAAAACATAAAATTGGAACTGTCTAGTAATTTATTAAGAAATCCTATTTTTGAGTCTTATCAGTTTTAA
- a CDS encoding N-acetyl sugar amidotransferase produces MKYCITCLQPNTRVNEQFSEDGKCSSCINFDLTRNVNYLERFDLLKEIISKYPRKKGTHFDCIIGVSGGKDSTRQAIWVRDKLKLNPLLVCLSYPPEQVSELGVKNISNLIQLGFDVLFSGPAPGTWKKLMKHAFLTFSNWAKSTEMALYSSVPKTAIAYKIPLIFIGENQSLRDRKTIDPEKPWEYNNLISMNTLGGGDLTWMRDAGFSDVELISYGFPDKSEVNAAGLNVIDLGWFIDNWDNLGNAMFSTAYGIHIREDKAENTGDPLGVSALDEDWVTLNQMIKFLKFGFGKVTDYMNEDIRVGRISREKAIEIVEKYDGACSDHYIESFCQYIEISVTQFWEVVHKSVNKSLFEITPDKKIVKKFKVGFGL; encoded by the coding sequence ATGAAATATTGTATCACTTGTTTACAGCCAAACACGAGGGTAAATGAACAATTTTCAGAAGATGGAAAATGTTCCTCATGTATTAACTTTGATTTGACGAGGAATGTTAATTACCTTGAGAGATTTGATTTATTAAAAGAGATCATAAGTAAATATCCACGAAAAAAAGGAACTCATTTTGACTGTATCATCGGAGTCAGTGGTGGAAAGGACAGTACAAGACAAGCCATTTGGGTACGCGATAAATTAAAATTAAATCCATTACTCGTGTGTTTGAGTTATCCGCCAGAACAAGTGAGTGAACTCGGAGTTAAAAATATTTCGAATTTAATTCAGTTGGGTTTTGATGTATTATTTTCTGGTCCTGCTCCTGGAACTTGGAAAAAATTAATGAAACATGCATTCCTTACCTTTAGCAATTGGGCAAAATCAACAGAGATGGCTTTGTATAGTTCGGTACCTAAAACTGCAATCGCTTATAAAATACCATTAATCTTTATTGGAGAGAACCAAAGTTTGCGAGATCGGAAAACCATTGATCCAGAAAAACCTTGGGAGTATAATAATTTAATTTCGATGAATACTCTTGGTGGTGGTGATTTAACTTGGATGAGAGATGCTGGTTTTTCTGATGTAGAACTCATTTCATATGGTTTTCCTGATAAATCGGAAGTGAATGCTGCCGGTTTAAATGTAATAGATTTAGGTTGGTTCATTGATAACTGGGATAACTTGGGAAATGCGATGTTCTCAACTGCATATGGAATTCACATTCGTGAAGATAAAGCAGAAAATACAGGGGATCCACTTGGTGTCAGCGCACTTGATGAAGATTGGGTAACATTAAACCAAATGATTAAGTTTTTGAAATTTGGATTTGGAAAAGTTACGGACTATATGAATGAAGATATTCGGGTAGGAAGGATCTCAAGAGAGAAGGCAATTGAAATTGTCGAAAAATATGATGGTGCCTGTTCTGATCATTACATTGAAAGTTTTTGTCAGTATATAGAAATTTCGGTGACTCAATTTTGGGAAGTGGTTCATAAATCTGTTAACAAATCATTATTTGAAATCACTCCTGATAAAAAAATTGTAAAAAAATTCAAAGTAGGGTTTGGACTCTGA
- a CDS encoding N-acetyl sugar amidotransferase produces MKFNFSEFKICKRCLYTTYHPLGLVIDENGICSGCKIHEEKDQIDWELKKQKLETLVQDYRSKSGKNYDCIVPVTGAHDSHYILHLVKNVLKLNPLCVSYNKYYNTEIGIRNLANLRIKFNVDIFIQNVNPNSVKKITRHTLAQYGSMYWHCLAGQTVFPVQTSVKYKIPLIIWGAHQGMEQVGMFSHDHEVEMTRRYRKDHDLFGVEAEDLCDHSGSLAEEDVWQYLYPTDFDLHVTGTRGIYLGNFFRWDPLAQHEEMIKLYNYKSANLSRTPDKYDYIDCFNYSNLHDWIKLKKTGYSKVTDHVTREIRHKRITREQAISVVKQFEFKEPMYQKEFLDWLNLDLRSFQFMIEQHQHSYFWKETEYRNYEFMGPSKFFEVNNEMTNEGDWPATSNVYKKENNQYVTIGKGYPDL; encoded by the coding sequence ATGAAATTTAATTTTTCTGAATTTAAAATCTGTAAAAGATGCCTTTATACGACCTACCATCCGCTTGGTTTGGTTATCGATGAAAATGGAATTTGCTCTGGTTGTAAAATCCATGAAGAAAAAGACCAAATTGATTGGGAATTAAAGAAACAAAAATTAGAAACTTTAGTGCAAGACTATCGCAGTAAATCGGGAAAAAACTATGACTGCATTGTTCCTGTCACAGGCGCACATGATTCTCACTATATTTTACATTTAGTAAAAAACGTATTAAAACTAAATCCTTTATGTGTATCTTATAATAAGTATTATAATACGGAAATTGGGATTCGTAATTTAGCAAATCTAAGAATCAAATTTAATGTAGATATCTTCATTCAGAATGTAAATCCTAATTCAGTTAAGAAGATTACTCGGCACACTCTTGCTCAATATGGTTCCATGTATTGGCACTGTTTGGCTGGCCAGACAGTTTTTCCTGTGCAGACATCGGTGAAATATAAAATTCCTCTTATTATTTGGGGGGCACACCAAGGTATGGAACAAGTTGGTATGTTTTCCCATGACCATGAAGTGGAGATGACACGAAGGTACAGGAAAGATCATGATTTGTTTGGTGTAGAAGCGGAAGACCTTTGTGATCATTCTGGAAGTTTGGCGGAAGAGGATGTCTGGCAATATTTATATCCGACTGACTTTGATTTGCATGTGACAGGAACAAGGGGAATTTATTTGGGAAATTTTTTCCGTTGGGACCCGTTGGCTCAACATGAAGAGATGATCAAATTATACAATTATAAATCAGCTAACTTAAGTCGAACACCCGATAAGTATGATTATATAGATTGTTTTAATTATTCAAATTTACACGACTGGATCAAGTTAAAAAAAACTGGGTATTCGAAAGTTACAGATCATGTAACTAGGGAAATACGGCACAAACGTATTACGAGAGAACAGGCAATTTCTGTTGTTAAACAATTTGAATTCAAAGAACCGATGTACCAAAAAGAATTTTTGGACTGGTTAAATTTGGATCTACGTTCCTTCCAGTTTATGATTGAACAACACCAACATTCATATTTTTGGAAAGAAACAGAATATAGAAATTATGAATTTATGGGCCCTTCTAAATTCTTTGAAGTTAATAATGAAATGACAAATGAAGGCGATTGGCCAGCGACATCAAATGTTTACAAAAAGGAAAACAATCAGTACGTTACGATTGGAAAAGGTTATCCTGATTTATGA
- a CDS encoding sulfotransferase: MIFVTGMFRSGTTFVARLLNQSDEISFASDPFFAVLKDFRNTLSNESAHKVDPHAPLEDYYFDESKFNFFKTIQNTSLSDVKIPNLKYLKEFTEASSFPYSELLSKQIHRINANNYGDFLKQGEQILREVYGNKRLSGFKEVWANEFAPHIINVFPNTSKVIHIIRDPRAILVSNFYSEGRYPILFLARQWRKLVTLAYSYTKSNPNNMIIKYEDLILNPKDTIQGICNFVGIKFDEKLLSTEEITDGGNKKWTQNSTFQENASSGFNQSSVNRWKDKIKHSDRMAIEFLCYPEMKLLGYSDFVDESFKDISSTNLIDEKDKLAKWIMPYSELNIPQEFEKEKNRFGLLSKNVTEKEKELNFLVPSVYEEFKSILSR, encoded by the coding sequence ATGATATTTGTAACTGGAATGTTTCGTTCGGGAACTACATTTGTCGCTCGTTTGTTAAATCAATCAGATGAGATTTCATTTGCATCAGATCCTTTTTTTGCCGTTTTGAAAGACTTTCGTAATACTCTTTCGAATGAGTCTGCTCACAAAGTGGATCCACATGCCCCTCTTGAAGATTATTATTTTGACGAGAGTAAGTTTAACTTTTTTAAAACAATACAGAATACTAGTTTGAGTGATGTAAAAATTCCAAACTTAAAATATTTGAAAGAGTTTACGGAAGCTTCCTCTTTCCCATATTCTGAATTGTTATCTAAACAAATTCATAGAATAAATGCAAATAACTATGGGGACTTTTTAAAACAAGGGGAACAGATTCTACGCGAGGTATATGGCAATAAAAGATTGTCTGGATTTAAAGAGGTATGGGCAAATGAATTTGCACCGCATATCATCAATGTATTTCCGAATACTTCAAAGGTTATTCATATCATCCGTGATCCAAGGGCTATTTTGGTATCAAATTTTTATTCAGAGGGCCGATACCCAATTCTCTTTTTGGCACGTCAATGGAGAAAACTTGTTACACTCGCATACAGCTATACTAAATCAAATCCAAACAATATGATCATTAAGTATGAAGATTTGATTTTAAATCCGAAAGATACCATTCAAGGGATTTGTAATTTTGTTGGAATAAAATTCGATGAAAAGTTACTTAGTACGGAAGAGATCACTGATGGTGGTAATAAAAAATGGACTCAAAATTCAACATTCCAGGAAAATGCGTCTTCAGGATTTAATCAATCTTCTGTGAATCGATGGAAGGATAAAATCAAACATTCAGATCGAATGGCAATTGAATTTCTATGTTATCCAGAAATGAAATTACTTGGTTATTCTGATTTTGTAGATGAATCTTTTAAGGATATTTCATCTACCAATTTAATAGATGAGAAAGACAAATTGGCTAAATGGATTATGCCTTATTCTGAGTTAAATATACCACAAGAATTCGAAAAAGAAAAGAACAGGTTTGGATTGTTATCAAAGAATGTTACTGAGAAAGAAAAGGAATTAAATTTTCTAGTCCCTTCTGTATATGAGGAATTTAAATCAATTTTATCTAGATGA
- the hisH gene encoding imidazole glycerol phosphate synthase subunit HisH encodes MLDYEVGNHASVKACLDKLGFIVQITSDVSEIKVCDLLIMPGVGAFPVAIQSLVKKKLNHFLKEWVLDGRPLFGICLGMQLFANSSTEIEFHEGLGFIQGNVTQLSQQNDFHIGWNQLSIREANSFLSEFDGLDFYFNHSFAYESDGDLSPATTKYVREFPSIVKHGQVIGVQFHPEKSQNVGKEFFSKIVKELVNGF; translated from the coding sequence ATTCTAGATTACGAAGTTGGCAATCATGCATCAGTAAAAGCATGTTTGGATAAATTAGGTTTTATTGTTCAAATTACTTCAGACGTATCTGAAATTAAGGTTTGTGATTTACTGATTATGCCTGGAGTAGGCGCATTCCCAGTCGCAATACAATCACTTGTCAAAAAAAAATTAAACCATTTTTTGAAAGAATGGGTTTTAGATGGAAGACCTTTGTTTGGAATTTGTTTAGGTATGCAATTGTTTGCAAATTCTTCCACAGAAATTGAATTCCATGAAGGACTTGGGTTTATCCAAGGGAATGTCACTCAATTGTCTCAGCAGAATGATTTTCATATCGGATGGAATCAGCTTAGCATTCGCGAGGCGAATTCTTTTTTATCTGAATTTGATGGATTGGATTTTTATTTTAATCATTCCTTCGCTTATGAAAGTGATGGAGATCTTTCTCCGGCAACTACGAAGTACGTACGTGAGTTTCCTTCAATCGTGAAACATGGGCAGGTGATTGGAGTACAATTTCATCCGGAAAAAAGCCAGAATGTGGGAAAAGAATTTTTTTCCAAAATTGTAAAGGAACTAGTCAATGGCTTTTAA